One Clarias gariepinus isolate MV-2021 ecotype Netherlands chromosome 5, CGAR_prim_01v2, whole genome shotgun sequence genomic region harbors:
- the LOC128524054 gene encoding calcium homeostasis modulator protein 5-like, translated as MARDSPFQNSLDPVRKLPVRTGVTVLVTVVLFKCVFSCPCVSAEETALHCWLYLLLPVSVMALVLSLVDSRLLRLWQCCACRCGARAEGRCCCADGYCYTPSQCGEEAGYCCSVTASYVIRVLCASALWLVVALMDGDWYVCIRTVTVTGSGQDQLACKDLPSPEEAEVLRRYSSESRIIALLIILGLSLLLVVHSCIMSRQKPYYKSVFEAYVEQETTAMLEEKLHEQAVERAKLLSESVLHGVHSRHENCGLEDGYIRYQALVETEENMWRKMSNPAFHLLGVRIHS; from the exons ATGGCGCGTGACTCGCCGTTCCAGAACAGTCTCGACCCGGTGAGAAAGCTGCCGGTGAGGACAGGAGTGACCGTGCTGGTGACCGTGGtgttgtttaagtgtgtgttctCGTGTCCGTGTGTGAGCGCGGAGGAGACCGCTCTGCACTGCTGGCTCTACCTGCTGCTCCCGGTCTCCGTCATGGCGCTCGTGCTCAGCCTGGTGGACTCGCGGCTGCTGAGGCTGTGGCAGTGTTGCGCGTGCAGGTGCGGCGCGCGGGCGGAGGGCCGGTGCTGCTGCGCTGATGGTTACTGTTACACCCCGAGCCAGTGCGGGGAGGAGGCGGGTTACTGCTGCTCCGTCACAGCGAGCTACGTGATCAGGGTGTTGTGCGCCTCGGCGCTGTGGCTGGTGGTGGCGCTCATGGACGGGGACTGGTACGTCTGCATCCGCACTGTGACTGTGACCGGCAGCGGACAGGACCAGCTCGCCTGCAAGGACCTACCCAGTCCAGAAGAAGCAGAAGTCCTCAGGAGATACAGCAGTGAGTCGCGG ATTATTGCTTTGCTCATCATTCTGGGTCTTTCCCTCCTGCTGGTGGTACATTCCTGCATCATGAGCAGACAGAAGCCATACTACAAGTCTGTATTTGAGGCGTACGTGGAGCAGGAGACGACAGCCATGCTGGAGGAGAAGCTGCACGAGCAGGCTGTGGAAAGAGCGAAGCTTTTAAGTGAGAGTGTGTTACACGGCGTTCACAGCCGGCACGAGAACTGCGGACTGGAAGACGGATACATTCGATACCAAGCGCTAGTGGAGACAGAGGAGAACATGTGGAGGAAAATGTCAAACCCGGCATTCCATCTTCTGGGAGTGAGGATCCATTCCTGA
- the vtcn1 gene encoding V-set domain-containing T-cell activation inhibitor 1, with amino-acid sequence MASIGQIIFWSMIVLIFVMAGLLIILLVIAFSASQGSVLTTTPFPVGNLEEDVILDCNFQTKTGQISSDVSITWQKDGLTGVVYQYQKKVANLQQQNPQFKNRVGLFPDAIPKGNASLLLRMVKTDDEGVYRCSVAASGVTGTVSINLRVGAFSAPNISRLNNRLIAKAQRWLPQPDVTWTDQNGTLLNSSNHFNKTEMGIVQVIGSLLVQVTDGKYICVIQNALVTSVTEASVTGNSISTRNDFTFNSSPKPITSHVIITAVIFFCMVVW; translated from the exons ATGGCATCAATTGGACAAATCATCTTTTGGAG CATGATTGTCCTCATATTTGTAATGGCTGGACTTTTAATTATCCTTTTGGTTATTGCATTTTCAG CATCCCAGGGCTCTGTGCTGACCACCACACCTTTTCCTGTGGGCAATCTGGAAGAGGATGTCATCCTGGATTGCAACTTCCAAACCAAAACTGGCCAAATTTCTTCTGATGTGTCAATCACCTGGCAAAAGGACGGTCTCACTGGGGTGGTTTATCAATACCAGAAGAAAGTAGCTAATTTACAGCAGCAGAACCCACAATTCAAAAACCGAGTTGGCCTTTTCCCAGATGCTATCCCCAAAGGCAACGCTTCCCTTCTCTTAAGAATGGTAAAAACGGACGATGAAGGAGTGTATCGCTGCAGTGTGGCTGCTTCTGGAGTCACGGGTACAGTCAGCATTAACCTCAGAGTGGGTG CTTTCTCAGCTCCCAATATAAGTAGGTTAAACAACAGACTGATAGCCAAGGCTCAGAGATGGCTGCCCCAACCTGATGTAACCTGGACAGATCAGAATGGAACACTGTTAAACAGTAGCAACCATTTTAACAAGACAGAGATGGGGATTGTGCAAGTAATAGGCAGTCTCCTAGTCCAAGTGACTGACGGGAAGTACATCTGTGTCATCCAGAATGCTCTTGTCACATCTGTCACTGAAGCTTCTGTTACAG GTAACAGCATTTCAACAAGAAATGACTTCACGTTTAATTCATCACCAAAGCCCATCACATCTCATGTAATTATCACAGCAGTGATCTTTTTCTGTATGGTTGTATGGTGA